In Panicum virgatum strain AP13 chromosome 4N, P.virgatum_v5, whole genome shotgun sequence, a single window of DNA contains:
- the LOC120670784 gene encoding uncharacterized protein LOC120670784 isoform X2, with protein MYSPRAQRMTDFQSMKNLSKAIDFAKRNLLAGNKIILVCCQNGEDIIICVSLAIVTLLFDDNGCFDCVHSFMKRDIARLEMTKRLVYIHLQICSKCTAI; from the exons ATGTACTCTCCAAG GGCTCAAAGGATGACCGATTTTCAGTCAATGAAAAATCTTTCAAAGGCAATTGACTTTGCTAAGAGGAATTTGCTCGCTGGAAATAAAATTATACTTGTATGCTGTCAAAATG GAGAAGATATAATTATTTGTGTTTCCTTGGCAATAGTGACATTGTTGTTCGATGATAACG GATGCTTTGACTGTGTCCATTCTTTCATGAAAAGAGACATCGCAAGATTGGAGATGACGAAGAGGCTGGTATATATTCATTTGCAAATTTGCAGTAAATGCACAGCCATCTAG
- the LOC120670784 gene encoding uncharacterized protein LOC120670784 isoform X1, giving the protein MHFCLDEDALVGVDCILNCDITSKAQRMTDFQSMKNLSKAIDFAKRNLLAGNKIILVCCQNGEDIIICVSLAIVTLLFDDNGCFDCVHSFMKRDIARLEMTKRLVYIHLQICSKCTAI; this is encoded by the exons ATGCACTTTTGTTTAGATGAAGATGCCTTAGTTGGTGTGGACTGCATACTGAACTGTGACATCACCTCAAA GGCTCAAAGGATGACCGATTTTCAGTCAATGAAAAATCTTTCAAAGGCAATTGACTTTGCTAAGAGGAATTTGCTCGCTGGAAATAAAATTATACTTGTATGCTGTCAAAATG GAGAAGATATAATTATTTGTGTTTCCTTGGCAATAGTGACATTGTTGTTCGATGATAACG GATGCTTTGACTGTGTCCATTCTTTCATGAAAAGAGACATCGCAAGATTGGAGATGACGAAGAGGCTGGTATATATTCATTTGCAAATTTGCAGTAAATGCACAGCCATCTAG
- the LOC120670797 gene encoding urea-proton symporter DUR3-like, protein MAGGAGACPPPGLGFGGEYYSVAGGVCSRDGSFFGGKPVLAQAVGYAVVLGFGAFFAVFTSFLVWLEKRYVGSQHTSEWFNTAGRSVKTGLIASVIVSQWTWAATILQSSNVAWQYGVSGPFWYASGATIQVLLFGVMAIEIKRKAPNAHTVCEIVRARWGGAAHAVFLVFCLATNIIVTAMLLLGGSAVANALTGINVYAASFLIPLGVVVYTLAGGLKATFLASYIHSVVVHVVLVIFVFLVYTSSSRLGSPRVVHDHLTAVASAARDCAAPLSHPDQACGPVHGNFKGSYLTMLSSGGLVFGIINIVGNFGTVFVDNGYWMSAIAARPSSTHKGYLLGGLVWFAVPFSLATSLGLGALALDLPITAAEAARGLVPPATATALMGKFGSVLLLTMLFMAVTSAGSAELVAVSSLCTYDIYRTYINPDATGKQILRVSRAVVLAFGCLMGVLAVILNLAGVSLGWMYLAMGVIIGSAVIPIALLLLWSKANAVGAILGTVTGCALGVTVWLTVAKVQYGRVDLDSTGRNAPMLAGNLVSILLGGAVHAACSLAWPQHYDWESSRQITTVESVAADGELAEELKEERLVHAKRWIVRWGVAFTAVIVVLWPVLSLPAGRYSAGYFTLWAAVAIAWGTVGSAVIIFLPLVESWDTICKVCEGMFANDAVYERLDDMNLRLRAIMGAMPGAEERYQEMQKEKGLGAMEMTHHPGSGTHPSTVANDDGDDLPHA, encoded by the exons ATggctggcggcgccggcgcgtgcCCTCCGCCGGGGCTGGGTTTCGGCGGCGAGTACTACTCGGTGGCGGGCGGGGTGTGCAGCCGCGACGGCAGCTTCTTCGGCGGGAAGCCGGTGCTGGCGCAGGCCGTCGGGTACGCCGTCGTCCTCGGCTTCGGCGCCTTCTTCGCGGTCTTCACCTCCTTCCTG GTGTGGCTAGAGAAGCGGTATGTGGGATCGCAGCACACCTCGGAGTGGTTCAACACGGCAGGCCGTAGCGTCAAGACCGGCCTCATCGCCAGCGTCATCGTCTCCCAG TGGACATGGGCGGCGACGATCCTTCAGAGCTCGAACGTGGCGTGGCAGTACGGCGTGAGCGGCCCGTTCTGGTACGCCAGCGGCGCCACCATCCAGGTGCTCCTGTTCGGCGTCATGGCCATCGAGATCAAGCGCAAGGCGCCCAACGCGCACACGGTGTGCGAGATCGTGCGCGCCCggtggggcggcgcggcgcacgcCGTGTTCCTGGTGTTCTGCCTCGCCACCAACATCATCGTCACGGCCATGCTGCTGCTGGGCGGCTCCGCCGTCGCCAACGCGCTCACGGGCATCAACGTCTACGCCGCCAGCTTCCTCATCCCGCTCGGCGTCGTCGTGTACACGCTCGCCGGCGGGCTCAAGGCCACCTTCCTCGCCAGCTACATCCACTCCGTCGTCGTGCACGTCGTCCTCGTCatcttcgtcttcctcgtcTACACCTCCAGCAGCCGCCTGGGCAGCCCGCGGGTGGTGCACGACCACCTCACGGCCGTCGCCAGCGCCGCGCGGgactgcgccgcgccgctctcGCACCCCGACCAGGCATGCGGCCCCGTCCACGGCAACTTCAAGGGATCCTACCTCACCATGCTCAGCTCCGGAGGTCTCGTCTTCGGCATCATCAACATAGTCGGCAACTTCGGCACGGTCTTCGTCGACAAC GGTTACTGGATGAGCGCGATCGCCGCCCGGCCATCGTCGACGCACAAGGGGTACCTGCTCGGCGGGCTGGTGTGGTTCGCGGTGCCCTTCTCGCTGGCAACCTCGCTGGGGCTCGGCGCGCTCGCCCTGGACCTCCCGATCACGGCAGCCGAGGCGGCCAGGGGCCTCgtcccgccggccaccgccaccgcgctcATGGGCAAGTTCGGCtccgtcctcctcctcaccATGCTCTTCATGGCGGTCACCTCGGCGGGCTCGGCGGAGCTGGTGGCCGTCTCCTCCCTCTGCACCTACGACATCTACAGGACCTACATCAACCCGGACGCCACCGGCAAGCAGATCCTCCGCGTGTCCAGGGCCGTCGTCCTCGCGTTCGGCTGCCTCATGGGCGTCCTCGCCGTCATCCTCAACCTCGCCGGCGTCTCCCTGGGATGGATGTACCTGGCCATGGGCGTCATCATAGGCTCCGCCGTCATCCCCatcgcgctgctgctgctctggaGCAAGGCCAACGCCGTCGGCGCCATCCTCGGCACCGTCACCGGCTGCGCCCTCGGCGTCACCGTCTGGCTGACGGTCGCCAAGGTCCAGTACGGGCGCGTGGACCTGGACAGCACCGGGCGGAACGCGCCGATGCTGGCGGGCAACCTGGTGTCCATCTTGCTGGGCGGGGCGGTGCACGCGGCGTGTAGCCTGGCGTGGCCGCAGCACTACGACTGGGAGAGCAGCCGGCAGATCACCACGGTGGAGAgcgtcgccgccgacggcgagctGGCGGAGGAGCTCAAGGAGGAGCGGCTGGTGCACGCGAAGCGGTGGATCGTCAGGTGGGGCGTGGCGTTCACGGCCGTGATCGTGGTCCTGTGGCCCGTGCTGTCGCTGCCGGCGGGGAGGTACAGCGCCGGCTACTTCACGCTGTGGGCGGCGGTCGCGATCGCGTGGGGCACGGTCGGGTCGGCGGTGATCATCTTCCTGCCGCTGGTGGAGAGCTGGGACACCATCTGCAAGGTGTGCGAGGGCATGTTCGCCAACGACGCCGTCTACGAGCGCCTCGACGACATGAACCTGCGCCTCAGGGCCATCATGGGGGCCATGCCCGGGGCGGAGGAGCGCTACCAGGAGATGCAGAAGGAGAAGGGCCTCGGCGCCATGGAGATGACGCATCATCCTGGTTCCGGCACCCACCCGTCCACGGTCGCCAATGACGACGGAGACGATCTTCCCCATGCTTAA